A stretch of Flavobacterium sp. N1994 DNA encodes these proteins:
- a CDS encoding C40 family peptidase produces MKYSLYIISILLLFTACKPTSAIITSKEVAVKKGIYTAPVLTKNNTVKKKSQKQLATKQVVQSSDNNKITGLNDKNETDIIISEDSNYLIDQLINSASDNLGIGYRSGGTTKEGYDCSGLMYSTFKKYDITLPRSSYEMAEIGKQIDTEKAKKGDLIFFINRGQRRINHVGMIVEVTDDEIKFIHSSTNGGVIISSLKEPYYERTFKQINRIIE; encoded by the coding sequence TTGAAATATTCTCTATATATCATATCAATTCTATTGTTATTTACTGCTTGTAAACCAACATCTGCCATTATCACTTCAAAGGAAGTGGCAGTAAAAAAAGGGATTTACACGGCACCTGTTTTGACGAAAAACAATACAGTAAAAAAGAAATCTCAAAAACAATTAGCCACTAAACAAGTGGTTCAATCTTCTGATAATAATAAAATCACTGGACTTAATGACAAAAATGAAACCGATATTATTATAAGTGAGGATTCCAATTATTTAATTGATCAACTCATTAATAGTGCTAGCGATAACTTGGGTATAGGATATCGTTCTGGCGGCACTACAAAAGAAGGTTATGACTGTTCTGGTTTGATGTATTCCACCTTTAAAAAATATGACATTACCCTTCCGCGTTCTTCTTATGAAATGGCAGAAATAGGAAAGCAAATTGACACTGAAAAAGCCAAAAAAGGAGATTTAATCTTTTTCATCAATAGAGGTCAAAGAAGAATAAATCACGTTGGAATGATTGTGGAAGTTACGGATGATGAAATAAAATTCATTCATTCTTCAACCAATGGTGGCGTTATTATATCCTCCTTAAAAGAACCATACTACGAAAGAACTTTTAAGCAAATCAATAGAATTATAGAATAA
- a CDS encoding rod shape-determining protein produces the protein MGFFDFMTEDIAIDLGTANTLIIHNDKVVIDSPSIVARDRISGKIIAVGKEANMMQGKTHENIKTIRPLKDGVIADFDASEKMISMFIKSIPALKKKMFTPALRMVVCIPSGITEVEMRAVKESCERVNGKEVYLIHEPMAAAIGIGIDIMQPKGNMIVDIGGGTTEIAVIALGGIVCDKSVKIAGDVFTNDIVYYMRTQHNLFVGESTAEKIKITIGAATDDLETPPDDMSVQGRDLLTGKPKQVEVSYREIAKALDKSIQRIEDAIMETLSQTPPELAADIYNTGIYLAGGGSMLRGLDKRISQKTDLPVYIAEDPLRAVVRGTGMALKNIPKFRSILIK, from the coding sequence ATGGGATTTTTTGATTTCATGACTGAGGACATCGCTATTGACCTTGGTACCGCAAACACTCTGATAATACACAACGATAAGGTTGTAATTGATAGCCCATCAATTGTTGCTAGAGACCGAATATCGGGAAAAATTATCGCTGTTGGAAAAGAAGCCAACATGATGCAGGGAAAAACCCATGAAAACATAAAAACCATACGTCCTTTGAAAGATGGGGTTATTGCCGATTTTGATGCATCAGAAAAAATGATTTCGATGTTCATCAAAAGCATTCCAGCGTTAAAGAAAAAAATGTTTACACCAGCACTTCGAATGGTGGTTTGTATTCCTTCTGGAATTACTGAAGTAGAGATGCGTGCGGTAAAAGAAAGTTGTGAACGTGTAAACGGAAAAGAAGTATACTTAATTCACGAGCCAATGGCTGCGGCAATTGGTATTGGTATCGACATTATGCAACCAAAAGGAAACATGATTGTGGATATCGGAGGAGGAACTACAGAAATTGCGGTTATTGCTTTAGGCGGAATCGTATGTGATAAATCGGTTAAAATTGCTGGTGATGTTTTCACCAATGATATCGTGTATTACATGAGAACACAACACAATTTATTTGTTGGAGAAAGTACTGCTGAGAAAATCAAAATTACCATTGGAGCAGCTACAGATGATTTAGAAACTCCACCAGATGATATGTCAGTACAAGGTCGAGATTTATTGACTGGAAAACCAAAACAAGTGGAAGTATCCTATAGAGAAATTGCAAAAGCTTTAGACAAATCCATCCAACGTATTGAAGATGCTATCATGGAAACGTTATCACAAACGCCACCAGAATTAGCTGCTGATATTTACAACACCGGAATCTACCTTGCAGGTGGAGGTTCGATGTTGAGAGGATTAGACAAACGTATCTCTCAAAAAACAGATTTACCAGTTTATATCGCCGAAGATCCCTTAAGAGCTGTTGTTCGAGGAACTGGAATGGCACTTAAAAATATACCAAAATTCAGAAGTATTTTAATTAAATAA
- a CDS encoding carboxy terminal-processing peptidase gives MNKIFQFMKRNYKILVLVTVLALALWSFIPKEKQSDPEKDKMLIELLTFVIEKGHYNPAKIDDTFSKGVYKDYLNALDPSKRFFLQSDIDEFAKYETQIDDEIINKDLTFFDLTYSRLMKRMDETKEYYKWALEKPFDYKKMESINTDYEKLPFAKSVNDLKERWRLQVKLSTLSSLVEKQKLEEDLIKDKNKTTEEKLKEFRENQGENLTPEAEKKFLSDLEKKKNQAPKTFEQLEKETRESTLNSLNDNFSFIKDLDREDWFSIYVNAIASRFDPHTSYFGPSEKEKFDVSMSGKLEGIGARLQKKNDFTEITELISGGPAWRGKQLESGDIVLKVAQADGEPVDVVGMRLDDVVKKIKGPKGTQVRLTVKKTDGTIKVISIIRDEVEIEETYVKSSVVEKDGFKYGIIYLPKFYIDFEDQNSRDAGKDVAIEVERLKEEGVQGIVMDVRDNGGGSLKTVVDIAGLFIDQGPIVQIKSAAGKKEVLYDRDAKVQWDGPLVVMINEFSASASEILAAAIQDYKRGVIIGSKQSYGKGTVQNVIDLNQFVRGSTYGDLGALKTTTQKFYRINGGSTQLEGVKSDVAIPDRYAYLKMGEKDIDNAMPWDKIDAADYKVWDKQNNFDLAISKSKERMSNNAQLNLIDDNAKWLDERNKENIYSLNIDKFKAEQKALDEKNKKYKPIVDYKNAFQFNSLPYEVAQMKADPVLKEKRERWHESLSKDIYIEEAIHILNDLQSENNKGLTTKVKKEKMVKS, from the coding sequence ATGAATAAAATATTTCAATTTATGAAAAGGAACTATAAAATACTTGTGTTAGTTACGGTATTAGCATTAGCATTATGGAGTTTTATTCCAAAAGAAAAGCAATCTGACCCTGAAAAAGATAAAATGTTAATTGAACTATTAACTTTTGTTATTGAAAAAGGGCATTACAATCCTGCAAAAATTGATGACACCTTTTCAAAAGGGGTATACAAAGATTATTTAAACGCATTAGATCCTTCAAAACGTTTCTTTTTACAATCGGATATTGATGAATTTGCCAAATATGAAACCCAAATCGACGACGAAATCATAAACAAAGATTTAACGTTTTTCGATTTAACGTATTCTCGTCTTATGAAAAGAATGGACGAGACCAAAGAGTACTATAAATGGGCACTTGAAAAACCATTTGATTACAAAAAAATGGAATCAATCAATACCGATTATGAGAAGTTGCCTTTTGCCAAAAGCGTTAATGATTTAAAAGAAAGATGGCGTTTACAAGTTAAACTTTCTACTTTATCTTCTTTGGTAGAAAAACAAAAATTAGAAGAAGATTTAATTAAAGACAAAAACAAAACTACTGAAGAAAAACTGAAAGAATTTAGAGAAAATCAAGGTGAGAATCTTACCCCAGAAGCAGAGAAAAAATTTCTTTCTGACTTAGAAAAAAAGAAAAATCAAGCGCCAAAAACTTTTGAACAATTAGAAAAAGAAACTAGAGAAAGTACGCTTAACTCTTTGAATGATAACTTTAGTTTTATCAAAGATTTAGACAGAGAAGATTGGTTTTCCATTTATGTGAATGCAATTGCCTCTCGTTTTGACCCACATACCTCTTATTTCGGACCTAGCGAAAAAGAGAAATTTGATGTAAGTATGAGCGGTAAATTAGAAGGAATAGGTGCTCGTTTACAAAAGAAAAATGATTTTACAGAAATTACAGAGTTGATTTCCGGTGGTCCAGCATGGAGAGGGAAACAATTAGAGTCAGGTGACATTGTTCTAAAAGTAGCTCAGGCTGATGGAGAGCCTGTTGATGTTGTTGGAATGCGTTTAGACGATGTAGTGAAAAAAATAAAAGGACCAAAAGGGACTCAAGTTCGTTTGACTGTAAAGAAAACAGATGGAACAATTAAAGTGATTTCTATTATCAGAGATGAGGTTGAAATTGAAGAAACATATGTTAAGTCTAGTGTAGTAGAGAAAGATGGTTTCAAATACGGAATCATTTATTTACCAAAATTCTATATTGATTTTGAAGATCAAAATAGTCGTGATGCTGGGAAAGATGTGGCAATAGAAGTTGAACGATTGAAAGAAGAGGGAGTGCAAGGAATTGTAATGGATGTTAGAGATAATGGTGGTGGTTCATTAAAAACAGTGGTTGACATTGCTGGTTTATTCATTGATCAAGGACCGATTGTTCAAATAAAATCGGCAGCAGGAAAAAAAGAAGTGCTTTATGATAGAGATGCTAAAGTGCAATGGGACGGACCACTTGTAGTAATGATTAATGAATTTTCAGCGTCAGCTTCTGAGATCTTAGCAGCTGCAATTCAAGATTACAAACGTGGCGTTATCATTGGAAGCAAACAATCATATGGTAAAGGAACAGTACAAAATGTAATCGATTTAAATCAGTTTGTTCGTGGAAGTACCTACGGAGATTTGGGAGCTTTGAAAACAACTACGCAAAAATTCTACAGAATCAACGGTGGATCTACACAGTTAGAAGGAGTAAAAAGCGATGTTGCTATTCCAGACCGATATGCCTATCTTAAAATGGGAGAAAAAGACATTGACAACGCCATGCCATGGGACAAAATTGATGCAGCAGATTATAAAGTTTGGGATAAACAAAACAACTTTGATTTAGCTATTTCAAAAAGCAAAGAGAGAATGAGTAACAACGCTCAGCTAAACTTAATCGATGACAATGCTAAATGGTTAGATGAAAGAAATAAAGAAAACATCTATAGTCTAAACATAGATAAGTTCAAAGCAGAGCAAAAAGCTTTGGATGAAAAAAATAAAAAATACAAACCTATTGTTGACTATAAAAATGCTTTTCAATTCAACTCACTTCCTTATGAAGTGGCTCAAATGAAAGCTGATCCTGTGCTTAAAGAGAAAAGAGAAAGATGGCACGAAAGTCTATCAAAAGACATTTATATAGAAGAAGCGATTCATATCTTAAATGACTTGCAATCGGAAAATAATAAAGGATTAACCACAAAGGTTAAAAAGGAAAAAATGGTAAAGTCCTAA
- the surE gene encoding 5'/3'-nucleotidase SurE, with amino-acid sequence MPHKPTILVTNDDGINAPGIRALISVMAEIGEVIVVAPDSPQSAMGHAITINSTLFLNKISPENAIIAEYSCSGTPVDCVKLAVNEILKKKPDLCVSGVNHGSNSSINVIYSGTMSAAVEAGIEGIPAIGFSLLDYGWNADFEQIKPFIKKIALEVLAKKLTEGTVLNVNFPKLKEEEIKGIKICRQAKAIWMEKFDKRQTPYGKDYYWLSGEFVNQDKGEDTDEWALANGYVSIVPVQFDLTAHHTIAQLNTWNL; translated from the coding sequence ATGCCACACAAGCCCACTATTTTAGTTACCAATGATGATGGTATTAATGCTCCTGGAATTCGTGCTTTGATTTCGGTCATGGCCGAAATTGGCGAAGTGATTGTAGTGGCTCCTGATAGTCCGCAAAGCGCCATGGGACATGCTATAACTATCAATAGCACTTTGTTTTTGAATAAGATATCACCAGAAAACGCAATCATTGCGGAATACAGTTGCTCAGGAACTCCTGTAGATTGTGTGAAGTTAGCCGTAAATGAAATTTTAAAAAAGAAACCTGACTTGTGTGTTTCAGGTGTTAATCATGGTTCCAATTCATCGATTAATGTAATTTATTCTGGAACTATGAGTGCGGCTGTTGAAGCTGGAATTGAAGGAATTCCTGCTATTGGTTTTTCCTTATTAGACTATGGATGGAATGCAGATTTTGAACAGATAAAGCCATTTATCAAAAAAATTGCATTAGAAGTTTTAGCAAAAAAACTAACCGAAGGAACCGTTTTAAACGTTAATTTTCCAAAACTAAAAGAAGAAGAAATTAAAGGCATTAAAATTTGCCGTCAAGCGAAAGCGATTTGGATGGAAAAATTTGACAAAAGACAAACACCTTACGGCAAAGACTACTATTGGTTGTCGGGAGAATTTGTTAATCAAGATAAAGGAGAAGATACTGATGAATGGGCTTTAGCTAATGGCTATGTTTCTATTGTTCCAGTTCAGTTTGATTTGACGGCACATCATACGATTGCCCAACTTAACACTTGGAATTTATGA
- a CDS encoding rod shape-determining protein MreD, with the protein MNSALLANIARFILLLAAQVLIFNRIDLFGFINPFPYILFIILYPVNGNKTGLLVSSFFLGLLMDMFWNSGGVHAAACLVLAYYRPAIFKFSFGLSYEYQTVKLNDVLTPERFSFILIAVVIHHFVLFVLEVFKISFLWDILVRTLLSTLFTILTCIIIIYIIKPSRR; encoded by the coding sequence ATGAATAGTGCGTTGTTAGCAAATATAGCCCGTTTCATCTTGTTGTTAGCCGCACAAGTTTTGATATTCAACAGAATTGATCTTTTTGGATTTATCAATCCGTTCCCTTATATCCTATTTATCATTTTATATCCAGTTAATGGAAATAAAACAGGTTTATTAGTTTCCAGTTTCTTCTTAGGATTATTAATGGATATGTTTTGGAATTCAGGTGGTGTCCATGCGGCTGCTTGTTTAGTTCTTGCGTATTATAGACCTGCCATTTTTAAATTTTCATTTGGTTTAAGTTATGAATACCAAACCGTAAAACTCAACGATGTACTAACCCCAGAGCGCTTCTCATTCATACTAATTGCTGTGGTAATTCACCACTTTGTGTTATTTGTACTCGAAGTATTTAAAATTAGTTTCCTTTGGGATATTTTAGTGCGAACTCTATTAAGCACTCTTTTCACAATACTCACTTGCATTATTATTATCTACATCATTAAGCCTAGCAGACGATGA
- the mreC gene encoding rod shape-determining protein MreC: MQQIFNFILKNSNRLLFLLLLVLSFSLTIQSHSYHKSKIISSANFFTGGIYEKINNIDEYFGLRKQNEELALENARLKTLLFNQKDTTKLPQIDTIRGVKKTDIIVSKVIHNSYSIQENFITINNGAASGIKPNMGVINSAGIVGIIDKTSKNYATIISVLNVNSKINAKIKKSNHFGSLVWNGKSTGFVQLIDVPRLAGVRKGDTIVTGGQSIVFPENIGIGTIDKVYIDNETNYYTLDIKLFNDMTNLGHVYVIKNKDADEISNLENQNKKDE, encoded by the coding sequence ATGCAGCAAATTTTTAATTTTATACTAAAAAACAGTAATCGCTTACTGTTTTTGCTGCTTTTGGTATTATCCTTTTCATTGACAATTCAATCTCATTCTTATCACAAAAGTAAAATTATCAGTTCTGCCAATTTCTTTACTGGTGGCATTTATGAAAAGATAAATAACATTGACGAATATTTCGGTTTGAGAAAACAAAACGAAGAATTAGCATTGGAAAATGCTCGTTTAAAAACGCTTTTATTCAATCAAAAAGACACTACTAAATTACCTCAAATTGATACTATCAGAGGAGTGAAGAAAACGGATATCATTGTTTCTAAAGTAATTCACAACTCTTATAGCATTCAGGAAAACTTTATTACTATTAACAATGGTGCAGCATCAGGTATTAAACCGAACATGGGGGTAATTAATAGTGCTGGAATTGTTGGTATTATAGATAAAACTTCTAAAAATTACGCCACCATCATCAGTGTTTTGAATGTGAATTCGAAAATTAATGCTAAGATTAAAAAATCAAATCATTTTGGTTCCCTTGTTTGGAACGGAAAAAGCACCGGATTCGTTCAGTTGATTGATGTACCAAGATTAGCAGGAGTTCGTAAAGGAGATACCATCGTAACTGGTGGGCAATCAATAGTATTCCCGGAAAATATTGGCATTGGAACCATTGACAAAGTATATATTGATAACGAGACTAACTACTATACTTTGGACATCAAACTATTTAATGACATGACTAACTTAGGTCACGTTTATGTTATTAAAAACAAAGATGCTGATGAGATATCAAACTTAGAAAACCAAAACAAAAAAGATGAATAG
- the lpxB gene encoding lipid-A-disaccharide synthase, whose product MRYYIIAGEASGDLHGSNLMKALYKEDASADIRFWGGDLMKNVGGTLVKHYRELAFMGFAEVVLNLKTILNNIDICKADIENFNPDVIIFIDYPGFNMRIAKWAKQKGIKTHYYIAPQIWAWKENRIKAVKRDFDKLFVILPFEKDFFEVKHHFPVEFVGHPLIDAIHNREKTDEVSFRKANNLDEKPIIAILPGSRKQEISKMLGVMLSIVADFPNYQFVIAGAPSQDFHFYEQFLTTKNVKFISNKTYDLLSIASAALVTSGTATLETALFKVPEVVCYKGSWASYQIAKRIITLKYISLVNLIMDEEVVTELIQDKFNSKNLKKELTKLLDNNHRAILLKKYDELESKLGGIGASEKTAKLILNDLK is encoded by the coding sequence ATGAGATACTACATTATTGCTGGAGAAGCTTCAGGCGATTTACATGGCTCTAATTTGATGAAAGCTTTATACAAAGAAGATGCTTCAGCGGACATACGATTTTGGGGTGGTGATTTGATGAAAAATGTTGGTGGCACTTTAGTTAAACACTATCGTGAATTAGCATTCATGGGTTTTGCTGAAGTAGTCCTAAACTTGAAAACCATTTTGAATAACATTGATATTTGTAAAGCGGATATTGAAAACTTTAATCCTGATGTGATTATTTTTATTGATTATCCAGGTTTCAATATGCGGATTGCGAAGTGGGCAAAACAAAAAGGAATTAAAACACATTACTATATAGCACCACAAATTTGGGCCTGGAAAGAAAATCGGATTAAAGCAGTTAAACGTGATTTTGATAAACTGTTTGTTATACTTCCATTTGAAAAAGATTTTTTTGAAGTGAAGCATCATTTCCCAGTGGAGTTCGTTGGACACCCCTTAATTGATGCCATTCATAATCGAGAAAAAACCGATGAAGTTTCCTTTCGGAAAGCCAATAATTTAGATGAAAAACCAATTATAGCTATACTTCCTGGAAGTAGAAAACAAGAAATTTCAAAAATGTTGGGAGTGATGTTGAGTATTGTGGCTGATTTTCCTAATTATCAATTTGTAATTGCTGGTGCACCGAGTCAGGATTTTCATTTTTACGAGCAATTTTTAACTACAAAAAATGTAAAGTTCATTTCTAATAAAACCTATGATTTATTAAGTATTGCCTCTGCTGCATTAGTTACTTCAGGGACAGCAACTTTAGAAACAGCCTTATTCAAAGTGCCCGAAGTGGTTTGTTATAAAGGGAGTTGGGCTTCCTATCAAATTGCCAAAAGAATCATTACCCTGAAATATATTTCTCTAGTCAATCTGATTATGGATGAAGAAGTAGTTACAGAATTGATTCAGGATAAATTCAATTCTAAAAATTTAAAAAAGGAGCTTACAAAATTATTAGATAACAATCACAGGGCTATATTATTGAAAAAATATGACGAATTAGAATCCAAATTGGGAGGTATTGGTGCCAGTGAAAAAACTGCTAAATTAATCCTAAATGATTTGAAGTAG
- the rodA gene encoding rod shape-determining protein RodA — translation MKNQSVTNNLDWISVGIYITLVIMGWLNIYSSSLSSIAGETSIFDFTQIYGKQFMFIILTIPLIFIVMSVEGKFYEKFSSVIYVIGLLSLAGLFVFGKTIKGQANWYSFGSFGIQPSEFVKAATGLALAKYLSDVQVNLKDMNRQIQALGILFLPILLIVPHDPGSALIFSIFILVLYREGLPSWYVWTGFIALVLFVLALIIKPLILTGIALLVILFIYYRSRIINRNWILSSIIFVMIGGFVFSVDYVFVNVFKQHHRDRFNILLGKEVDMKGIGYNTNQSEIAIGSGGWFGKGYLEGTQTKGGFVPEQHTDYIFTTVGEEWGFLGSLFVIALFVCLIMRIIYLAERQKTKFSRVYGYCVASILFIHFFVNIAMVSGVFPTIGVPLPFFSYGGSGLWGFTILLFIFLKMDANKVNEW, via the coding sequence ATGAAAAATCAAAGTGTAACCAATAATCTAGACTGGATTAGCGTCGGCATCTATATTACTCTGGTAATAATGGGTTGGCTCAACATTTATTCTTCCTCATTATCTTCTATCGCGGGGGAAACTTCGATTTTTGATTTTACTCAAATTTATGGCAAACAGTTTATGTTTATCATACTCACCATTCCCCTGATATTCATTGTGATGTCTGTTGAAGGAAAATTTTATGAAAAATTTTCTAGTGTTATTTATGTTATAGGATTACTTTCCTTAGCGGGATTATTTGTGTTTGGAAAAACTATTAAAGGACAAGCCAATTGGTATTCTTTTGGCTCATTTGGTATTCAACCGTCAGAGTTTGTTAAAGCCGCTACAGGTTTGGCTTTGGCCAAATATTTAAGCGATGTTCAAGTCAATCTTAAAGACATGAATAGGCAAATTCAAGCACTAGGAATCCTTTTTTTACCCATATTATTAATAGTTCCTCACGACCCAGGAAGTGCCTTAATCTTCAGTATATTCATATTGGTTTTGTATCGTGAAGGATTACCCTCATGGTATGTTTGGACGGGATTTATTGCCTTAGTTTTATTTGTATTGGCGTTAATTATAAAACCTCTAATCCTAACTGGAATTGCTTTATTAGTTATACTATTCATTTATTATAGAAGTCGAATCATCAATAGAAACTGGATTCTGAGTAGTATTATATTCGTAATGATTGGTGGTTTTGTTTTTTCTGTAGATTATGTTTTTGTGAATGTTTTTAAACAACACCATCGTGATCGATTTAATATTCTCCTCGGAAAAGAAGTAGATATGAAAGGCATAGGATACAACACAAATCAATCTGAAATTGCTATAGGTTCTGGCGGGTGGTTTGGAAAAGGATATCTTGAAGGAACACAAACAAAAGGCGGATTTGTACCGGAGCAACATACCGATTATATTTTCACAACTGTAGGTGAAGAATGGGGATTTTTAGGTTCTCTTTTTGTTATCGCTCTATTTGTTTGTTTAATTATGCGGATTATCTACTTGGCAGAAAGGCAGAAGACTAAGTTCAGTCGAGTCTATGGTTATTGTGTGGCGAGTATTCTTTTTATTCATTTCTTTGTCAATATTGCTATGGTTTCTGGAGTCTTTCCAACCATTGGTGTACCTCTTCCCTTTTTCTCTTATGGAGGTTCTGGTTTATGGGGTTTTACCATCTTATTGTTCATCTTTCTAAAAATGGATGCCAATAAAGTTAATGAGTGGTAA
- the mrdA gene encoding penicillin-binding protein 2, which translates to MRKVLLPTIIFTGAILLILRLFYLQVIDDSLKLKSDNNAIKIKYDYPERGYIYDRNGKLLVANQPSYDIMVIPKDVKDLDTTEFCSLLKITKEEFLIKIAKAKVYSPRLPSVFLGQLNKKEYAAFQEIQRKFNGFYIQKRALRDYQVAYGANVFGFITQVNDKIIEKNKYYNSGDLIGRQGVEESYEDFLRGVKGVKYIQKDKYNREIGSYKEGKFDTIAVQGKDINLSIDAELQKYGEELMVNKRGGIVAIEPKTGEILALVTAPSYDPAILVGRQRSKNYTMLYHDSIAKPLYDRGLLAEYTPGSPFKILTGLVALQEGAIDENTTFYCNHGFSYAPGRFMKCHCHGGAMQLHRGIYESCNTFFSSSYMKTIDKFNNPPKGVDVWSNHLKSFGLGQFMGYDLPTGRKGSLPTSKTYKKMYPGWGWSSKTIVSNAIGQGEVLMTPIQLANMIATVANRGYYYTPHIIKKIKGTPIDKHFTTKHVTTIDKKYFEPMISGLFDVYNFGTAHGLNVEGIDICGKTGTAENFAKINGKRVKLQDHSIFVAFAPKDNPKIAIAVFVENGYWGARWAGPITSLMIEKFIKRKITRTDLEKRMLEGSLQGEYNKYYAKPIVDTLIKSKVDTPIKPSTVKTEIKVPETPDN; encoded by the coding sequence ATGAGAAAAGTTTTGTTGCCCACAATCATCTTCACTGGAGCAATTTTGCTAATATTACGACTTTTCTATTTGCAGGTTATTGATGATTCCTTGAAATTAAAATCAGATAATAATGCTATTAAAATAAAATATGATTATCCTGAAAGAGGTTATATTTACGATAGAAATGGCAAGCTTTTAGTAGCCAATCAACCATCATATGATATTATGGTTATTCCAAAAGATGTCAAAGATTTGGATACGACCGAGTTTTGTTCTTTATTAAAAATTACCAAAGAAGAATTCTTGATAAAAATTGCTAAAGCTAAAGTTTATAGTCCTAGACTACCTTCTGTTTTTTTGGGACAACTTAACAAAAAGGAATATGCAGCGTTTCAAGAAATACAAAGAAAATTTAATGGCTTTTATATTCAGAAACGTGCTTTAAGAGATTATCAAGTAGCTTATGGTGCAAACGTCTTTGGGTTTATCACTCAGGTAAATGATAAAATTATTGAGAAAAATAAATACTACAACAGTGGTGATTTGATTGGTCGTCAAGGAGTAGAAGAAAGTTATGAAGATTTTCTACGCGGAGTAAAAGGGGTAAAATACATTCAAAAGGACAAATACAATCGAGAGATTGGTTCCTACAAAGAAGGGAAATTTGACACCATCGCTGTTCAAGGAAAAGACATTAACTTATCTATTGATGCTGAGCTTCAAAAATATGGAGAGGAATTAATGGTTAACAAACGAGGCGGAATTGTTGCCATTGAACCAAAAACGGGAGAGATTTTAGCGTTAGTTACCGCTCCATCGTATGATCCAGCAATTCTTGTTGGTAGACAACGTTCAAAAAATTACACGATGTTGTACCACGATTCTATCGCAAAACCTTTATATGACAGAGGTTTATTAGCAGAATATACCCCTGGCTCACCATTTAAAATCTTGACAGGTTTAGTAGCACTTCAAGAAGGTGCGATTGATGAAAACACTACCTTTTATTGTAATCATGGTTTTAGTTATGCCCCTGGACGTTTTATGAAATGTCACTGTCATGGCGGAGCGATGCAACTTCACAGAGGGATTTATGAGTCTTGCAATACCTTTTTCTCGAGCTCTTACATGAAAACCATAGATAAATTCAACAATCCTCCTAAAGGAGTAGATGTTTGGAGTAATCACTTAAAAAGTTTTGGTTTAGGACAATTTATGGGTTATGATTTACCTACGGGAAGAAAAGGAAGTCTTCCAACTTCAAAAACCTATAAAAAAATGTATCCAGGCTGGGGTTGGTCAAGTAAAACTATTGTTTCCAATGCCATTGGTCAAGGAGAGGTTTTGATGACACCAATCCAATTGGCGAATATGATTGCTACTGTTGCTAATCGAGGATATTATTACACTCCACATATCATTAAAAAAATTAAAGGGACTCCAATAGACAAGCACTTTACAACAAAGCACGTAACGACCATTGATAAAAAATATTTTGAACCAATGATTAGTGGATTGTTTGATGTGTATAATTTTGGAACCGCACACGGATTGAATGTAGAAGGAATTGACATTTGCGGAAAAACAGGAACCGCAGAAAATTTTGCAAAGATTAATGGAAAGAGAGTTAAGCTTCAGGATCACTCTATTTTCGTAGCTTTTGCCCCAAAAGACAATCCTAAAATTGCTATTGCTGTTTTTGTTGAGAATGGATATTGGGGAGCTCGTTGGGCTGGGCCTATTACTAGTTTGATGATTGAAAAATTCATTAAAAGGAAAATTACTCGAACTGATTTAGAAAAAAGGATGTTAGAAGGAAGTCTCCAAGGGGAATACAATAAATATTATGCAAAACCAATTGTTGATACCTTGATCAAATCAAAAGTAGATACTCCTATTAAACCAAGTACCGTAAAAACCGAAATTAAAGTACCTGAAACACCAGACAATTAA